Part of the Halopenitus persicus genome is shown below.
GCCTCCCCGTCCTGGATCTCGATGGGCATCTCGATGGGGATCCCCGACCGCTTGGCCGCGACCAACAGCATCGGCGCGGTCGTCTCGAACTGGACGGTCGCCTCCGTGTCGGTCCGCTGCATCAGCGACATGTCGGTGACGACCGCGTGCTCGCGCATGTCCTCGAGGACCGCGTCGAGGTCTGACGCCGAGATCCACACGAGCGCGAACCCGGGACCGTCGCCGGGCAGCGCCGCGAGTACCTGAAACGTCGCGTCGGGGTGTGCGCGCGAGACGTCCGCGACCCACGGCCCCTCGGGCATCTCGACGACGAGGCGTGCTTGTGTCATTGTGTGGTCTCCTGTCGTGTGCTCGACCGTCGCACCGGCTGCGTGCGTGACGACCCGTATCGGGACCGATCGTCCCCGGATCGTAAGTATGTATCCGTCGAATTTCACGCCCCCGCGTGGAGCGCTTGCGACCGCGGCCGACGACCGCGGCCGTACTTGACGACGACCGCTCCCGACGACGACCGCGATCGCTAGCGACGACCGCTCCCGACGACGACCGCGATCGCTAGCGACGACCGCTTACTCGACGACGATCGCGCCCTTCATCCCGACCGCCTCGTGGGGCGTACAGACGTACGTGTACGTCCCCGCGCTCTCGAAGGTGTGCTCGAAGGTGTAGCCCTCCTCGTCGGTCCGCTCGGACTCGAAGGATCCGTCCTCGGCGGCGACGTTGTGCTGGCCGCCCTGGCCGGTCCACTCCCAGGTCACCGTGGTGCCGGTCGAGACCGCCACCGCGGGCGGGGCGAACTGCAATCCGTCGCCAGCCCCGACGTCGACCGTGACGCCGTCGGCGTCGCGGCGGTCGAGCGTCTGTCCCTCGTAGTTGCTCACGTCGTCGAACCAGCCGTCGTAGTTCGGCTCCTCGGAGAGGTATTCGCTTCCGCCACCGTTGCCGTTCCCGCCACCGTTGCCGCCGCCGTTGCCGTTGCCGCCGCCGTTGCCGTTGCCGCCGCCCGAGCAGCCCGCGAGCAGCGTCGCGCCGACCGCCGCGGTCGCCGAGAGATACGTTCGCCGATCGAGGCTTCGTCCCGCGTTCCGTGTTCGGTCGCTCATAAACAGGTGGTCCTATCATCGCCGTCGGTATAGGGGAAGCGGTTGGTTCCCATCGGCTGAGGACGTCACCGAACATATTCGTTCGTCGAGCCCCTCGGCGGGCTCCGATCGCGACTCGCCGTCCTCACTCCGCCAGCCAGTCGGGGTCGAGGCGGGGCGGCGAGAAGACGTCGTACCCCTCCACGGGCACGTCGCCGCGGTTGACCGCCGCGTGCGGTTCGTCGCCGGGAATGACGTACGACTCGCCCGCGCTAACGGGTCGTTCCTCGCCGGCGATCAGGAACGTCAGCGTCCCGGCGGTGACCACGCCGGCCTGTTCGTGATCGTGCCGGTGCTCCGGCACCGTCGCGCCCGGCTCGATCGTGAATCCCTGGACGCTCGTGTGTTCGCCCGCGGCTTCCTGGGTCAGATGGACGCCGTCGGCGGCCTCGGTCGCCTCGACGTCCGCGTCGGTGACGATCTCCATACCGGATCGACGGCGAGGTCGCTGAAAAACCCTCGGCGTCCCGCGCCGTTTTTACCCCGGCGACGCGATCGCTGGGTATGGAACTGGACGCGATCGAGGACCTGATCGAGGCGGAGATCCCCGACGCCGTCGCGAGCGTCACGCGACCGCGCGTACATAACGACGAGGACGAGGACGACCACTACGCGGCCACGATCGTCTCGCCTGCCTTCGAGGGGCTCTCGCTCGTCGACCAGCATCAGCGCGTCTACGACGCGCTGGGCGAGCACATGACGACGGACATCCACGCGATGGAGCTGCAGACGTACACCCCGAGCGCGTACGCCGACCACGGGGACGGCGCGCTCGACCACGAACTGCGCGAGGCCGGACTGCTGCCCCTTGAGGAGTAGGCCGTCGTCGAGGAGTAGGCCGTCGTCGAGGAGTAGGTCGTCGAGCGTGTCGGTTCGCGCCGGCGCGTTTCAGTAGGTTTTACGCGCTTGACCCACCACGGGCGCGTATGGGAGACGACTACCGGATCGAATCGGACAGCCTCGGAGAGATGCAGGTCCCGGCGGACGCCTACTGGGGCGCACAGACCCAGCGTGCCGTCGAGAACTTCCCGATCTCGGGGATCACCTTCGGTCGACGGTTCGTCCGCGCGCTCGGGATCGTCAAGAAGTCCGCGGCGCAGGCCAACCGTGACCTCGGGCTGCTTGAGGAGGAGACGGCCGCGGCGATCGTCGAGGCGGCCGACGAGGTCATCGCGGGCGAGCACGACGACCAGTTCCCCGTCGACGTGTTCCAGACCGGCTCGGGCACCTCCTCGAACATGAACGCCAACGAGGTCATCGCCAACCGGGCCGCCGAGATCGCCGGCGCGGAGATCGGCGACCGCGTCGTGCACCCCAACGACCACGTCAACTACGGGCAATCGAGCAACGACGTGATCCCGACCGCGATGCACGTCGCCGCCCTCGAGGCGGTCGAGAAGGATCTCATCCCGGGGCTCGAAACGCTCCGGACGGCCCTCGAGGAGGCCGAAACCGAGTTCGACGGCGTCGTCAAGACGGGGCGAACCCACCTCCAGGACGCGACGCCGATCCGGCTCGGCCAGGAGTTCGGCGGCTACCGGACGCAGGTCGAGAAGGGCATCAAGCGTGTCGGCGACGTCCGGCTCCACCTCCGCGAGCTCGCGCTCGGCGGGACGGCGGTCGGAACCGGCCTCAACACCCACCCCGACTTCCCGGAGCTGGCGGCCGAGTACATCTCCGAGGAGACGAACACGACCTTCCGCGAGGCCGACAACCACTTCGAGGCGCAGGCCGCCCACGACGCGATGGCCGAGGCACACGGCGCGCTCCGGACCGTCGCCGGGTCGATGAACAAGATCGCCAACGATCTGCGCCTGCTCGCCTCCGGCCCGCGGAACGGCCTCGGGGAGATCGAACAGCCGGAGAACCAGCCCGGCTCGTCGATCATGCCCGGCAAGATCAACCCGGTCGTCGCCGAGTCGGTTAACCAGGTCCACAAGCGCGTGATCGGCAACGACGCGACGATCAGCGCCGGCGCCGCCCGCGGCGAGATCGACTTGAACCTCTACAAGCCGGTTCTGGCGCACAGCTTCCTCGAGTCCGCCGCGCTGTTGGCCAACGCCGCCGAGACGTTCGGCGAGAAGTTCGTGGCCAAACTCGAGGCGAACGAGGACTACTGCGCCGAGCAGGTCGACCGCTCGATGGCGCTGGCGACCGCGCTCAACCCGGCGATCGGCTACGACAAGGCCTCGAAGGTCGCCAAACGGGCGCTCGACGAGGACAAGACCGTCCGCGAGGTCGCCGTCGAGGCGGGCTACCTCACCGAGGAGGAGGCCGACGAGGTGCTCGACCCCGAGCGGATGACCCACCGCGGGATCCTCGGCGACGACTGAGCGGTCGAGCCGGAGCCCCGAACGGCGATCACTCCCGCGGTCCCTCCCGGCCGGTCGGGAGCCGCGTTTGGACGGAGCCGGGTCCCGCCCGTCGCGATTCGAATTCGAGGAGCCGCCGCTTCGTCGCGACGCCCCCTGCCGCCGAGTACCCCCCGAGCGTTCCGTCGCTTCCGACCACGCGGTGACAGGGGACGACGATCGGTACGGGGTTGCGTCCGCAGGCCTGCCCGACCGCGACCGGGGCGGATCCGACGGCTGCCGCGATCTCGCCGTACGTCCGGGTCTCGCCGTAGGGGATCTCGGTCATCGCGGCCATCACGTCGCCGGTCAGCCCGTCCGGAGTCGTCACCGACAGGTCGAACGCGCGGCGGTCGCCGCGGTCGTAGGCACGGATCTGGTCGCGGATCTCGGCGGGCGGCTCGGCGACGTACGTTTCGTCGATCTCGAGCGTCCGTGACTGGACGGATACCTTCATGGATGGGTTCGAACGCCCCGGATCCGAAGCGGTCGATGGCTTCCGTTGACCGCGCCAGTATAAATATCGTCCGCGTGATCCGGATCCGGATCCGGATTTGGATCTGGGTCTGGATCCGTGATGATCGAGTGCACGGGCGGAATCCACGGCGCGGTCGTCCCCGAAACGGGTTAGGGCGTGAGGGACGCAGAGGGTGGTATGGTCGAGGAGATCTCCCCCGAGGACGTCGAGTCGAAGATCGACGACGAGAACGTACAGATCGTCGACATCCGCGGACCGGGTCAGTTCAAGCGCGGGCACATTCCGGGCGCGATCAACGTCCCGATGAGCGACCTCCCGAGCCGCATCGACGAGCACGAGTGGGGCGACGAGATCGTGGTCGCCTGCCCCATCGGACAGTCGTCGGTCCAGGCCGCGAAGCTCATCAGCAGCTTCGAGGCGGTCGACGACGACGCGCGCGTCGCGAGTATGGCGGGCGGCTATCGGGAGTGGAACGGCGAGCTTCAGACCGAGAGCTGACGACGATCGGTCCCAGCGGACGATCCGGCTGAGGGACGATCCGGCTGAGGGACGATCCGTTTGAAGTGGGGTGCGATCGTATCCCACGATATGAACGTCGAGTTCGACTTCGAGGGCGACGTCGCGATCGTGACCGGCGCGGCCGGGGCGCTCGGCAGCGCGACCATCGAGGCGTTTCGCGAGGCCGGGGCGACGGTCGCCGCGGTCGACGTCCGTGCGCCGGACGACGAGGACGCGGTCCTCGATCCCGACGACGTCGAGCACTTCTACCGGACGGACTGCACGGACGAGGACGCGGTGCGCGGGACCGTCGATGCGGTCATCGCCGACCACGGGCGGATCGACTACGTCCTGAACGTCGCCGGCACCTGGCGCGGCGGCACGCCGATCCACGAGACGGAGGTGGACGCCTTCGACTTCCTCTTCGACGTGAACCTGAAGACGACGTTCCTCGTCTCGAAACACGCGATCCCGCACCTCCGGGAGACCGAGGGGGCGATCGTCTCGGTCTCGGCCCGCGCCAGCCTGGAGGGCGGCGAGGGCGACGGGATCTACCGGGCCAGCAAGGCCGGGGTTCGGCTGCTCACCGAGACGATCGCCGCGGAGAACCGTGGCGTCGTGCGGGCCAACGCCGTGATGCCGAGCGTCCTCGACACGCCGATGAACCGCGAGATGATGACGCCATCCGAGGAGTGGGTCGCTCCGATCGAGGTCGCTCGCGTGATGTGTGCGCTCTGTTCGGACGCCACGAGCGTGACGAGCGGCGCGGCGGTCCCGGTCTATGGAGAGGCGTGACCGTCGCTTGCTTATAAAACCTGGCCGCCACGCAGCCCTCGGCTAGGGCGATGCCTGGCCGCCGTTCCGCGCGGACCGGCGTCCGTTCTCGGCGGCATCGCGTCGGTTGCCGAAGGCCCGTCCCGACACGTCCGCAGGGCGGAGCTGATAGAGGTTCATCGAGAGATCATCGAGCGCGGCGGTCGGGGAGACGTTCAGCGTCGGGATGGCGGCGTTCTCGGCGATCGCGTTCATAGCGACCGCGCGGTCGTCCTCCGGGACGGTCTCGATCGGCCCACGGACGATGACGCTCTCGGCGGGCGACTCGTCATAGACGGTGAACGTCGCCGCGTCGGTCGTCTCGATGAACGCCATCTTCTCGCTGTCGTCGTCGTGGACCAGCTGGAAGTAGAGGACATCCCCGTCGTATCCGAACGACTCCGGCACGGCGTAGGTCTCCGTGCCGTTACACAGCGACAACACCCCGGACCCGGCGGTTCGGAGGATCTCGTCGATCTCGTCGGCCTCGAGCTGTACCGTGACCATCGCCCGTGCCTATTCGATCGACTGGAATAACCCACCGGATCGGTCCCGCCCCTGTGAACGCGACTCATCCTGCGGTGCCCGTCCGTCCCGCGATCCCTCGTTCCCGACCGGATCCGGCCTCCGTGGGTTTAATAGCCCGAGCGCGTCCCTCACGAGTATGGAACGCGTAGACGTTGCGATCGTCGGCGGCGGCCCCGCCGGGTCCTCGGCGGCCCACGCCGCCGCGAGCGCCGGAGCCGACGCGATCGTGTTCGAGAAGGGCGTCCCGCGCGCCGACCGGGAGGGGATCGGCCCCGATTCGACCGACGCGGCCGGCATCCTCGACTACTGGGTCGACATTATGGGGATCCACCCCGACGAGTTCCCGGACGGGGTCGTGCAAAACGAGCTCGACCGGGCCGAGTTCCGCGGCCCGAACACGGACTGTACGCTCTATCACACCGGGATCGACTCCTCGTACGACTCCTTCGGCTACACCTTCCACCGCGCGCGCTTCGACGATTTCCTCCGGGAGCGTGCCGAGGACGCGGGCGCGCGCTACCGCGTGCAGGCGTCCGTCCGCGACGTCGAGACCGACGGGACGGTCGATCCCGGCCGCGACGACGACCCGCGGCACGTCCTCCACCTCGCGGACGGCGAGACCGTGGGAGCCGACGCCCTCGTGTTGGCTGACGGCCCCCAGCGGACGGTCACCAACAAGGTGCTCGACCGCTATCTCCCGGACGGCTCGAAGGCCTCCGAGCGGCTCGCCTCCCGGGAGGCCAACCACATCGCCTATCAGGAATACCGGCGATTCCCCGAGGAGCTCTACGAGGAGGTCCGGGACGCCATCGTCTTCTGGTGGGGCGTGATGCCCGGCGAGACCGCCTATCCGTGGGTCTTCCCCAACCAGGACCGGGTCTGCCGGGTCGGCCTCACGATGCCGATCGGGATCGACATCGACGACGTTGACGACCGCAAGTCGTACCAGCTGCTGCGGCCCGAGGACGACGCCATCCCGAACGGCGCGACCTACATCGAGCGCCTGCTCGAGTGGCAGTACGGCGACGAGTACGACCTCGAGGAGTTCCCGATCGTCGAGGACGCCGGCAAGCGGAACGGGACCGAGACGTACGCGATCTCCTCGACGAAACCGATCGACTCGCCCACCGACGCCGGCATCGCCGTCACCGGCGGCGCGATGGGAACCACCTCCGCGTTCCACGAGGGCGGCGACCACGTGGCGGTCCGGACCGGCGCGATCGCCGGGGAGCTGGCCGCGGCCGGCGATCTCGCGTCGTACAACCGTCGCTGGAAGGAGGCGATCGGCGACGAGGTGCTCCGCAGCGCGGCGATGGCCGAGATGGTGAGCGAGTACGGCCCCGCCGACTGGGACCGCGTGATCGACACCGCGGACGTGATGCTGGCGGCCGAAACCGGCGGCGACCTCTTAAAACGGACCTACTCCGCCGGCTGGGGCGCGACGAAACTGCTGTTGCGGTATAAATGGACCAAGCGACAGCTCCGCGGCAACTACACCCAGATCACCGCGGACGAGTACGTCTACTAACGGCGACGTCGAAATCGTCCAGTAATGTTGCGGGCAGACATTTTTGGATTTGATATGGCTCACTCTGATGTCCGCGGATTCAGCTGGGGAAGTCGACGGGCCGTGGCTTGGGAATCGATGGGGAGAACACAGTATCGTTCTGAATCGCCATTCTTTCTCGTACGTCTTCGTCTTCCTGCGTGCGACTGGCCTTGAATAACTCCTGCTTGTTGTCGATCGATTCCTGTAGTTCGTCGCTATCTCCAGACGTAGTCTCCATATCCGTCTCCTCAGCAATCGATTCCAAGAGATATCCCGCTTCGCTCGGTTCGGCTCGACTACGCTCGGTCCATTCTCCGCGTGGACCTTTTCTCTTCTCCAGTACCGCGATCTGCTCTGTCACGTCCACATCGCGTTCTTCTTCCGAGATTCTGATTCGATAGTAGACTTCATTCCTCGTGTACACCGCGAGCGGGAGTTGTTGTTCGTCCTCCACGATAATTCCCCCGAGCCCAAGCCCTTCGACTTCGATTGTCTCGACACTCCGGGACGAACCGACAACTGTTAGCGGGTTCACAGCTTCGCCGTTTGCCCGAAACCCGAACGCTTGTCGATCGGCGACAGCCGCCACGGCAGAGGTTGGTGTATCGTACCTCCCATCCTCCAAAAAGTTCACTTCTAGTTCTTTACGACGCTCGGACAGCCAATCTCCCGTGTCCGCTTGACGCGCCTTGATAAGTTCTCCATCAGTGTGTTTTAGCACGACCTCGTTCGGCATATGGGTTGGATTGTAGAGCGCTGATGCCACATCGAGTGTGAGGAGCGCTATCGCCCGTGACATATACTCGATGTTATCCTCCGCTTGTCAAAAGCCTTGGCTGAAGGTCACTCGTGGAGCCAATCGTGCCACTCATCGAGA
Proteins encoded:
- a CDS encoding halocyanin domain-containing protein, which gives rise to MSDRTRNAGRSLDRRTYLSATAAVGATLLAGCSGGGNGNGGGNGNGGGNGGGNGNGGGSEYLSEEPNYDGWFDDVSNYEGQTLDRRDADGVTVDVGAGDGLQFAPPAVAVSTGTTVTWEWTGQGGQHNVAAEDGSFESERTDEEGYTFEHTFESAGTYTYVCTPHEAVGMKGAIVVE
- a CDS encoding cupin domain-containing protein; this encodes MEIVTDADVEATEAADGVHLTQEAAGEHTSVQGFTIEPGATVPEHRHDHEQAGVVTAGTLTFLIAGEERPVSAGESYVIPGDEPHAAVNRGDVPVEGYDVFSPPRLDPDWLAE
- a CDS encoding BolA family protein; translated protein: MELDAIEDLIEAEIPDAVASVTRPRVHNDEDEDDHYAATIVSPAFEGLSLVDQHQRVYDALGEHMTTDIHAMELQTYTPSAYADHGDGALDHELREAGLLPLEE
- a CDS encoding class II fumarate hydratase, which encodes MGDDYRIESDSLGEMQVPADAYWGAQTQRAVENFPISGITFGRRFVRALGIVKKSAAQANRDLGLLEEETAAAIVEAADEVIAGEHDDQFPVDVFQTGSGTSSNMNANEVIANRAAEIAGAEIGDRVVHPNDHVNYGQSSNDVIPTAMHVAALEAVEKDLIPGLETLRTALEEAETEFDGVVKTGRTHLQDATPIRLGQEFGGYRTQVEKGIKRVGDVRLHLRELALGGTAVGTGLNTHPDFPELAAEYISEETNTTFREADNHFEAQAAHDAMAEAHGALRTVAGSMNKIANDLRLLASGPRNGLGEIEQPENQPGSSIMPGKINPVVAESVNQVHKRVIGNDATISAGAARGEIDLNLYKPVLAHSFLESAALLANAAETFGEKFVAKLEANEDYCAEQVDRSMALATALNPAIGYDKASKVAKRALDEDKTVREVAVEAGYLTEEEADEVLDPERMTHRGILGDD
- a CDS encoding methylated-DNA--[protein]-cysteine S-methyltransferase; this translates as MKVSVQSRTLEIDETYVAEPPAEIRDQIRAYDRGDRRAFDLSVTTPDGLTGDVMAAMTEIPYGETRTYGEIAAAVGSAPVAVGQACGRNPVPIVVPCHRVVGSDGTLGGYSAAGGVATKRRLLEFESRRAGPGSVQTRLPTGREGPRE
- a CDS encoding rhodanese-like domain-containing protein; the encoded protein is MVEEISPEDVESKIDDENVQIVDIRGPGQFKRGHIPGAINVPMSDLPSRIDEHEWGDEIVVACPIGQSSVQAAKLISSFEAVDDDARVASMAGGYREWNGELQTES
- a CDS encoding SDR family oxidoreductase, with protein sequence MNVEFDFEGDVAIVTGAAGALGSATIEAFREAGATVAAVDVRAPDDEDAVLDPDDVEHFYRTDCTDEDAVRGTVDAVIADHGRIDYVLNVAGTWRGGTPIHETEVDAFDFLFDVNLKTTFLVSKHAIPHLRETEGAIVSVSARASLEGGEGDGIYRASKAGVRLLTETIAAENRGVVRANAVMPSVLDTPMNREMMTPSEEWVAPIEVARVMCALCSDATSVTSGAAVPVYGEA
- a CDS encoding pyridoxamine 5'-phosphate oxidase family protein, whose product is MVTVQLEADEIDEILRTAGSGVLSLCNGTETYAVPESFGYDGDVLYFQLVHDDDSEKMAFIETTDAATFTVYDESPAESVIVRGPIETVPEDDRAVAMNAIAENAAIPTLNVSPTAALDDLSMNLYQLRPADVSGRAFGNRRDAAENGRRSARNGGQASP
- a CDS encoding NAD(P)/FAD-dependent oxidoreductase, giving the protein MERVDVAIVGGGPAGSSAAHAAASAGADAIVFEKGVPRADREGIGPDSTDAAGILDYWVDIMGIHPDEFPDGVVQNELDRAEFRGPNTDCTLYHTGIDSSYDSFGYTFHRARFDDFLRERAEDAGARYRVQASVRDVETDGTVDPGRDDDPRHVLHLADGETVGADALVLADGPQRTVTNKVLDRYLPDGSKASERLASREANHIAYQEYRRFPEELYEEVRDAIVFWWGVMPGETAYPWVFPNQDRVCRVGLTMPIGIDIDDVDDRKSYQLLRPEDDAIPNGATYIERLLEWQYGDEYDLEEFPIVEDAGKRNGTETYAISSTKPIDSPTDAGIAVTGGAMGTTSAFHEGGDHVAVRTGAIAGELAAAGDLASYNRRWKEAIGDEVLRSAAMAEMVSEYGPADWDRVIDTADVMLAAETGGDLLKRTYSAGWGATKLLLRYKWTKRQLRGNYTQITADEYVY